CGTCGTTTTCTTCATCTGCTTTGGGATAACAGTTTTCATTGGTATAGCAGGTAAGAAAAAAAAGACGCTCTTTTATGTTGTGACATTTATAGACAATAAGCCTGAACTACAGGAATTATTGCCTTATATGCTGTTACTACAGTAAGTGCTAAACGTTTGCTGCTGCTAAGGGCTGTGGTACAACCCTTTGTGTGCTGTTAGTGCTAACCTTTGTTATCCAAAGGCAGTGATTATGATGATGTCAGACCTGCTTCACGTTTTACAGTGTACCAATCTGAATACTGCTGAATCAGCTCTTGGTGAGTTTACAGTGAAGTGCATTTTCAAAGTCAGAGATTGCATATCCTTGTCCTGGTTTCAGAGACACTGAATAGAAACTTACCATGGTACTTTGACAagacattttattacatttgaagGTTCTCATTAGCACCTAGTTTCAAGTTGCTAAAAGTCATGACCGAAGCATTTTTCATCTATTGAATGTAACGCTTTCTTAACACGTACTGTGTTATTGTCAACTTTTTGTGCCTCAGGGGAAATGCTGCTGTCGACTTTTGTAGATAAGCAAAACATTTCCCGGTTTCAAACGTGCAAAAAGCTGAGCTTTAAAGAGTAAAGCAGGTTCTGGAAAATAAGTGTTAGGTGTtgcaacaactgtttaaataacatacctgtctttttattttcattgttaacatcctgacaactttttacacttataactttaagcCTGCTTcgaagctcttttcaaaatgtaccctaatgcactggggtttgagatctgttctctaaatcactgcaggaagagcgattcaaaaaaacaaaacaaaaaaatatatacataacagCAAGTGCTCAGGCTTTTCTGTTCTATACCACATGGGGatagttattgctgtgttacctgtttgacaatgtgggtaataatcaTTATgctgtcagtgcactagagcagacattttgaaaagagctttgaaacagactttaaagttataaatgtaaaacgttgtcaggatgttaacagtggATGGAAAAATTacaagtacgttatttaaacagttgtagcaacacctggggacgtgtaactatttttcggaaccccgctacttactctttaaagtgcAGCTGTTTGCACGTTTGAAACTGGGAAATAATTAATGAAAAACCTTTCTATACCCTTTTATGATGTAATCAACGTATATTTATGCTGGGTTGCAATGCAAAGTTTTAGAGAGAGACGCtcacaaaaaatgtaattgagaTTTCAGGTCAGAGTGAAACTGACATGAACATCTCCAGCAAATGCAATTGTTACAAACCTTTGTGGTTGTAAGCTTTTGATTGTTTAAAACAATGTTTCAATGTATGAAACCGCAAtgcaaattgtttaaaatgtttgtttgagaaaagaaaatgGCTGTTACAATggctttactttctgttttgctaatGGGGTTTTAAAAGTGGTATTGTACTATAGGTGCACACTATACAAGATGTGCACAAGGGGTGTTGGCCAAGACTGCCTTGGTTACAGAGATCAAAACTGTAGGCAAAAGGAAAGTATTTAGCAATAAGCATCCTTTTTATAATTCACAGTTCTTGTATAGTATGCACATTTTGTACTGTATTAATTGCCttctattttttctttaattgttttCCCCACAGGTCCTAAAATCATTGACGAGTCAACATTTAGTGGGTCCAAGCTGATGATATCGAACAACACTTCAAAGGTAAGACTACACCTTGTAGCTATTTTTAATAATGCCTTAAGGCTCACTGCAGTTGTGAATGAACTGTTATAAATCATGGTTAAAatgatatatgttttttttcttttagactgGTCCATTCCAGCTGAAGTCACCACCATTGTCTACATATAATCAGCAGCTATGGCTGACTTGTCTAATACAGCTGATTCAGGTTGATGGTAAGTGCTCTAATGTCTCGCTGCTAGGGTAGAATTCTCACTGTGGAACCCGGGTATCTGATAGCATGTCCAGTGAACAGCTATAGCTCCACAGTGTGACAACAGTGGTTACTAAATGTAATCGTGTTCTCTGACTTCAGTAAACTAAACAGTACCGTTTACACTTAGCCACTTATCTATTGTGCCAATTTCTCCAAGAAGCACAACCTGCAAAACTAACATTCATACATTGCTGAAACAGGGCTCTCTATTTAGTAAGCAATATAGCTTATTCAGTAGTGCTATAAATTATCTCAAGTTACTATAAAGCAAGTAAATAATGCACTCAATTAATTTGAGTttagtttaaatgttttgttgtaGTAAACTGAAAATGTACAGATGTGAACAGTGGAACCACTGCTTTTTGATCAGACAAGAATATTGTTTAATTAGGAAACTAATCAAACAGTACTAACTGTATGTCTCTCCTGCATTGTAGGTATGGATTTTCATAAAGAGTTTGATATGAGCATTGAGATAAAAGGTATCATGCAGGATGCTAGTGTGATGCACATCCATGACAATGTTTATAATCGTAGCAGGTTACTTCACTGTGGTGCTGTAAGTATTGCACAAGGTTATCAaatctcaatgttttttttattttttagttgtgTTGAATAAACCTGGTGCCTAATTAAATGCAGCAAATCGAATACATTTTCTTCTGTGCAATTTTGTTCCCAATTATAGAACTGTATTTAAAAGGTACGTTGTTGGTTTCGTTTGGGACTGAAAGGAAATCtgtattgatttaaataattgtagaaatTAACATTCCGCTTTGCTTTGTACATTTTCAGATTTGTGAGGAAATCATTGTGGTACACCTTGGGTATCTAAATTATACACAGTATCAGATAAACGTTTACTTTGAGAAACTCCAGACAATGAAATACGAAATTAAGGAGGTACATTTCACGGTAAGTACagcattgtaaaatatatattttttggtaatGTCAATAAATGGGATTAAATATAGATAAAACCCCTGTTTGGAGACAAAGATTTCACTTAAGCAGAACAGTCAGCCTGagagagtttttatttttattttgaagttcTCATGAATGTTGCTAAATTGACTAAAACTGTATGAACTTGATAGGTGCCTCAGAATTAATGGTATAGTGTGGGTTTACTGCAAATCCATCACTGTTTACAAAATGAAATAGTTATTTGTAACTTGAAgcttaaaattatgaaaataaaatatactatGAAATACTTTAACCTAAATGGCTAGTGTATATTCTggcattttaaaatgcagaagTAACTGATCCTTTTTTTGAATTCATTGGTTTTCACCCTGCAGTGGAAGACGTACAATCCCTCATTTTCTCAAGTTGAAATTTGGTTTCGATTTGTTTTCGTGGTCTTCACATTTATGGTCacagtaagtataaaaaaaagacacattttacaattttataaacaaaaacaaacaaacagtggagttGTTTTATTATTGGATTACTTGATCTCAAATATAGTAGCCATATTGGTCCAGAAATGTAATGCAGACAAAGGTGTCAATATTGGAAAGTACATTCAAGTCTAGTACAAGCATTAATGGTCTGAGGTGTTGGGATACACAGACACTTAACCCACAAGGTTCGGTTATTGGCTTTTATAGAGTGTCAGCCCACAGCGGTCCTTCCTGCCAGATTGAGCCCATTCTTAGCCTCAGACTAAacaactaaaataatgtttttaaataaaaaaattaaaaatccagagtgatgtttaaaaaaactaaacataaatgtagtaataaaaaaataataataatatgtgcacGTCAATAAATCCAATAACCtaactttaaaaatgtgttttttctttttttctttctgcctTGCACACATTCTTTGACGCAGTTGTTTTTGGTAGCCTTGTAAAGATTGTACAGAGTTAAAAGCATCCCTGTAATGTCTTTCTTTCAGTGCCTGTTTGCTCACTCCCTCCGGAAGTTCTCCATGAGAGACTGGGGAATCGAACAGAAATGGATGTCTGTCCTGTTACCACTGCTGTTGCTTTATAACGGTTAGCCACCACTCTTCTTATTTCAGGCTTGGAGTGTTGAATGGACGCTTTTCTTTTGATATTGTCCTTGTTATGGAAACTCTTTGGGCTAAATGCGGTAAtggtacccttcactttgacctgtgacttaAAATGGATTACATAAAATGTGGTCATGTGCCAAATCTGCAACAGAAAATTCTCTTAATATTTGGTACACAGATTTTTCTCAGTTTGGATCAACCTGTGTTATTGCGTTGCTGTTATCCAGAAAACGCTGACCGCCTCACTGCTACATTGTTTCTAAAGCTATTATGTGTTTGTCATGTTTTAGATCCATTCTTTCCCCTCTCATTCCTGATGAACAGCTGGTTTCCAGGGATGCTGGATGATCTCTTCCAGGCTGTATTCCTGTGTGCACTGTTGCTGTTCTGGCTCTGTGTCTACCATGGATTTCGGGTTCAGGTAAGGCAGACATTTTTACATCTCTGTCTCTTTGAAGATCAGCGCCTATGATGGTATTACAGATTAACTGGTTGAGCTGGTCTGCTTTAACCCTCAGATGTCAACCCCCTGGGTCCCTCAAGGCAGTAAATAAGCTTCATTAAACCCCCATTGCTCATAATAAAGAAGATAAGGTGCACATATTGATGCAGTATATGTCCACTTAAATATCTTTATCGAAACTCTCGTGAAAATGTTTGTCTaacaagtttctttttagtacttctAATAGGTTTTACCATGTAAATTAAACCAGTATAACACTTTCATTGATATGCAAGGTTTCCAACTTGTTTTACTGTATCTCAACTTTCTTTTTAGGGAGAACGGAAGTGTTTAACATTCTATTTGCCCAAGCTTTTTATTGTTGGCCTTCTTTGGTTATCTGCTGTAACACTAGGGATATGGCAAACGTAAGTAATATAGTacctaaaaatgcttttttctTCACCTAATTTTATATGTTCAATGTTCAAATAATTTTGAATATTCTATTTTAGAATTTGGAGAGTTTCATAGTAGAATATTTTACTTAAAACACATAAACTGGCTCTACTGAGCAAAAAGATTACttgatataaatatattttatttatatggtaCTTATTATTTTGACTTTTATGGTCTTGAAAGCTAATGATTTTATATCATAGTTAATCTGTTAAAGCATCAGATATATTGGTACTTAAATAAATTGTTGCAATTATACACTGTTACTTTATAGAAAAGGACCTGAATACAACCTCCATGGTTGCCatagtgatttaaaaataaaaaatcagcatTGACTAGTTTCATTTCACACACTCTTGAAATCAAAGTCAGAAGTGTATCTTGACGGTGGTGTAACAGAACAAGTTGATTGGGTAGACAGATTGTTTTGGTGTGTATAATCAGTAAAGTTATCTTTTCACATATTCATTTTactttcatgtttacaaaccagtCTGTGCTGAAAGTTGTCTGTGCCACTTTTCATGGGATTCAGTACTGGTCTGGCTTGCCAAACTTGTTTGCTCTATAATCACGAGGCGAGCTTGCTTCTGTATTGACATCCTTATCAATCACTGCTGACTGAAGGTGAATAATTATGCAAGCATACTTGTGCTCTCCTCCCCACGAGGACTTAGTTGAGATAATTGACTGTTACAGTACAGTAGGGGAATCTAATTAAGTAAGTCATGCACATTTGAGCGTAGTGTTCAGAAAATTAAATTATAAACTACTTTAAACTGTAAAGCACAATTTGAGGGTAtaccaattttattttatttttttccccccttgtcTCTTAGAGTGAATGAGCTGCACGACCCAACCTACCAATTCAAAGTAGACACTGGCAATTTCCAGGTCAGCACTGACTACATATTTTAAAGCGCTCATAAAGCAATATTCACTTCATATATTAGCagcaattttattatttaattaaataatgaaaagttCATAATGTTGCCTCGCTACAGGTGTTTTTGTGTTCTACATGTTTacagtcttttatttttttttttgattgaagGGAATGAAGGTTTTCTTTCTGATTGTGGTCTCCTTGTATATTTTATATCTGATCTTCTTGATTGTAAGAGCCTGCTCCGAGTTGAAAAATATGCCATACATCGGTAGGTTCTTTTGAGTTCATAAATAATTTACTGT
This sequence is a window from Acipenser ruthenus chromosome 6, fAciRut3.2 maternal haplotype, whole genome shotgun sequence. Protein-coding genes within it:
- the LOC117411575 gene encoding transmembrane protein 181-like isoform X1; protein product: MDSEYPGFEIPLYTELKYFCKKAHEAYKQLKEDLTPDRDDRYYRLAPMRLYTLSKRHFVLVFVVFFICFGITVFIGIAGPKIIDESTFSGSKLMISNNTSKTGPFQLKSPPLSTYNQQLWLTCLIQLIQVDGMDFHKEFDMSIEIKGIMQDASVMHIHDNVYNRSRLLHCGAICEEIIVVHLGYLNYTQYQINVYFEKLQTMKYEIKEVHFTWKTYNPSFSQVEIWFRFVFVVFTFMVTCLFAHSLRKFSMRDWGIEQKWMSVLLPLLLLYNDPFFPLSFLMNSWFPGMLDDLFQAVFLCALLLFWLCVYHGFRVQGERKCLTFYLPKLFIVGLLWLSAVTLGIWQTVNELHDPTYQFKVDTGNFQGMKVFFLIVVSLYILYLIFLIVRACSELKNMPYIDLRLKFLTALTFVVLVISIAILYLRFGAKVLQDNFVSELSTNYQNSAEFLSFYGLLNFYLYTLAFVYSPSKNGLYNSQLKDNPAFSMLNDSDDEVIYGSDYEEMPLQNGRAIKASTKYEDETDSD
- the LOC117411575 gene encoding transmembrane protein 181-like isoform X3, giving the protein MDRLAPMRLYTLSKRHFVLVFVVFFICFGITVFIGIAGPKIIDESTFSGSKLMISNNTSKTGPFQLKSPPLSTYNQQLWLTCLIQLIQVDGMDFHKEFDMSIEIKGIMQDASVMHIHDNVYNRSRLLHCGAICEEIIVVHLGYLNYTQYQINVYFEKLQTMKYEIKEVHFTWKTYNPSFSQVEIWFRFVFVVFTFMVTCLFAHSLRKFSMRDWGIEQKWMSVLLPLLLLYNDPFFPLSFLMNSWFPGMLDDLFQAVFLCALLLFWLCVYHGFRVQGERKCLTFYLPKLFIVGLLWLSAVTLGIWQTVNELHDPTYQFKVDTGNFQGMKVFFLIVVSLYILYLIFLIVRACSELKNMPYIDLRLKFLTALTFVVLVISIAILYLRFGAKVLQDNFVSELSTNYQNSAEFLSFYGLLNFYLYTLAFVYSPSKNGLYNSQLKDNPAFSMLNDSDDEVIYGSDYEEMPLQNGRAIKASTKYEDETDSD
- the LOC117411575 gene encoding transmembrane protein 181-like isoform X2, translated to MDSEYPGFEIPLYTELKYFCKKAHEAYKQLKEDLTPDRDDRYYRLAPMRLYTLSKRHFVLVFVVFFICFGITVFIGIAGPKIIDESTFSGSKLMISNNTSKTGPFQLKSPPLSTYNQQLWLTCLIQLIQVDGMDFHKEFDMSIEIKGIMQDASVMHIHDNVYNRSRLLHCGAICEEIIVVHLGYLNYTQYQINVYFEKLQTMKYEIKEVHFTWKTYNPSFSQVEIWFRFVFVVFTFMVTCLFAHSLRKFSMRDWGIEQKWMSVLLPLLLLYNDPFFPLSFLMNSWFPGMLDDLFQAVFLCALLLFWLCVYHGFRVQGERKCLTFYLPKLFIVGLLWLSAVTLGIWQTVNELHDPTYQFKVDTGNFQGMKVFFLIVVSLYILYLIFLIVRACSELKNMPYIDLRLKFLTALTFVVLVISIAILYLRFGAKVLQDNFVSELSTNYQNSAEFLSFYGLLNFYLYTLAFVYSPSKNGLYNSQLKDNPAFSMLNDSDDEVIYGDYEEMPLQNGRAIKASTKYEDETDSD